The Bradysia coprophila strain Holo2 chromosome X, BU_Bcop_v1, whole genome shotgun sequence genomic interval TTTCCCAATTCAATCAACTCACTTCTCAAGCGTCTGTTCCTGGTGTATCATCTCTTTTGCCAGTTGTTCAAACTTCATCATATAATCCACACTACCTTCGGTTATAGCCGACAAATTGCTGCTATCAGCCTGGAAGTTAAATTGATGGTCTTGGTAAAAGGCTCGAGATAATCTCTGCAATATTGTTCTGAGCTTTACAGAGTTAATGTTGAATTATCTAGCACACACAAAACGGcgacacaaaatttaatttccgcAGAATCACACATTTCCCTCACCGACATGTTTTGCTTCTATCAAACGCAACGGGTTTAGGATTGACAAAACTGTATTTGAGCAATgggaaagatttttcattcattaacACAAAGTTGTTGCACCATCATCATGCTTCGACATAGATTGAGCTGGATTAACAGCATTCACGTCTATTTGTACGACCAGTTGATTGAAGTGGTTATATTTATCGGAATTCAACGATCAGACCCGATCCACACTGAATCATATCGTGGGATTAGGGCGATTTTGACCTTTTGATCCAAgttgaatgaataaattgGTTAGAAGATTGGGGTGGATGCACGTACATTTATTTTTGGCTAACTTACCATAAGTTTATAGAGGAAAGAAAGGTTGGTTCGAAACAAACAGAAAGCTAGGGATTTTGGTCTAACAAGAAGCGGAAAGAACGATGTAAAAGAGAAATGTGTTTCGAGTCGACGCATTCAATCTTGCTTTTCGAGTTCGACAACGTTAATAACTACAGCAGTAATCCGAAAGAAGTCAACTAAATTTATTGTAAGAGCCTTAAGCAACTGCATTCTAGATTTATGCTGGAATTTTACTTACGTCTCGATTGGGCGATTTTCTGCGCTTATCTGCATCGCATGAAGAGTCCAATTGCCCCAAAAAGCTActcaatgaaaaatcattgacATTATCTTCGAACCATTTCGGATCGGTTGGCGATTGACGCAATATTGTCATAGGACTCATTGGCGGTTGGTTGTACGAGAAATCTGTCAAAACAAGCGATTTATCGACTGCAGCTACAAAATAAGAACCCTGTTTACATTCATCCATATTTCCGTTGGACATAGGAGACGGCAATGACAGATCCATAATCGATTGAATGCACGGATCGTCGTCAACTTCGGCTGGTTTTTGCGGTTGTTCCGGTGATCGGGATTCGTCGATTATTTCGATAACCGAATTCGATGAACTGGCAGTTTCGATGGACTTGTCGGACGTGGTTACCGTTGCAGACGACGTTGTAGGTGCATCGACATCGTCCGTACTTTTATTGCTTTTATGCGAATCAACGTTATTgttcgaaaatgattttttcaaatgattcGCTTCTCGCGAAATGGTTGATGTCAGACCATTTGGTCGAATGATTCCATTCGTCATAAAGTCCATACCAGCTGTAACAACACTTTGTGCCATTCCCGGTTGCAGTGGAAGAATGCGCTGTACAATCACTTGCTTTGACGGCCGATTGTTACGAGATTTGAGCCAGCGTGATTGCTTATTCCGAGACTGTTGACAAGTAGAAATGTTAGTAATCAGGGCTTGTACTTGTTTGGCGATAATGTCGATGTACTTACGTTTAAACTGAGTTTGTATGCCTCAATGTGAGACAATCCTCCACGCAATGGTAAAACTGGTTGTCGAAAGAGTCCGTTATCGTTATGTGATGATGGATAGATTTTGTTGGATACGAAACTTCGTGGAAACACTTCAGTTGAATtctaaaaaatatcaaaaataaaggaAATGAAAACGATGATCTCGTGAATTGCAATGAATGACTAATTGTGTTGGTTGTGCCCTTtccattttgttaaattattttatcttAACGTTGAATGAGGAAGAATATCGAGAAAAATTGTCTGGAAAATGGGTAAGTTGGGACGTTATAACAACgagttttttgaaaacatgCGCCTTGATCCTTGTGAAGATCGATTGCTTCAATTTTACTTTGTACCATTTTTGGCTTGGCTTGATTATAGCTCCCATGGAATAACACTACACAGATCTCCCACACCTCCTAAAATCTCCTAGAACTCTTAAAATGATCCCTaaagtcaataaaattgaactgaaaCTCAActagaaaaaatgtaaaaaagaaaatcgtaacGAGCGGAAGCTTCCAAAATTCTCCTCAAATAAAAGCTAAAaaagttcctaaaattcctgaaatagGAAGATTTTCAAAGCGTGGGAATTCTGAATACATTCCTTTCCCCATCAATCTCATCAAAGACTGGTACTATTCCCGCCActgagaaaagttttcttgattatctcgaattttcatttattttttcatttttcgtgtatcttttcgaaataacgaaaactatttatcgattttccaaaatctcctcaattttccataattttctcgattttccaagattttctcgatttttcaaaattttctcgatttgagatatttttatCGATTCTCTTGATTTTTTCTTATCTTACCAGCTGTTGGGTGAATCAGATTCCTTGACTGTCTGAActtctcaatagtatttttattttgatggtCACAAAAGCATaattagaagaagaactacaAGAATGGTCTAAATCTCTcataatttataaaacttaaaaaatcgTGAATTGCGGCACTCGCTTCACTCATTAATTTTTGTACTATTTATTCGCTTTtactattgaaatagatacaaattttgtttagcAGCAGCAGCTAGAACATTGGTTTCTtttgagaactactcccagatagttgaaccgataccacccatttttgaacttgacctgagtatttcaatacttcatcgaataaaaaaaagtttttgaaaatccgttgagatttactcaagttaacgtgttaacaaagagcacaacatttaacgtttttttaacctgtcacagacggcaagcatattaacagttttactatctgatctattacttcattaattgaaGCTTGTCGTtcattattgctgtcgttgtcgatagcagatgacagccgtctgtaacggTTTAATCAGTGAATGTGTTAAGTGCGGTGTTTCTTttgtaagacccatgacttacagtcaagggaataaaatcgataaaattgagaagtcgaagaaaattgagaaaattgagaaaaattttccatattttttggatttttttttgttttggtgaattttgagaattttttgacttgattgaaacataaaaagtaaaaagcaTCGAAACTTACCCGAGACTTATTAAGTCTATTATCACAGAAATGGCCGCATGAGCAGTTGCTTTTCTTCTTAACTTTATCAGTCATATTAGCCAACGCCAGCAATTGTTTCAGTTTATTTCCCAAATCATTCTTTTTCTGCACATTCATTGGTTCCAGAACAATGTCTGTGGAAGCTATTGATTCATTACCCATAGTCGAGTCAGTCTTAATTGGTTCGATCCACTTGTATTCCAGGCTCACTTTAAAGTCCTTGCCGAACATAATGTATAAATCGCCAACAGTCAGATCACCCACATTCGATATGGTCCAGCCGCGCTTTATTTCTCGGATTACATCGTCGTTGAGCAGTGGCCGAAAGTGGTCTTTGCGTGtgtcgtttttctttttcgtgcATTTCTTTTTGCTAGACTTCGGTTCACTTGTTCGCGGTGCTTCAGTTATCACAATTTTTGTGTCGTCGACGTTGTCGCCATCGGCCGAGCCTGTTATGAATTCTTTGATGTCaatcaatttgatttcatCTTTATTGTCCATGGTTTCGTTTGTTATGGTGAATGATATGTCCATCGAGAACGCCTCCTTTTTGTCGGTGTCGTCAAATACCGACTCCATGTGCTTAATTCCATCGATGTCGAATGCATGCGAAGTGGAGGCGGTTGGAGTTATTCCACCACTGACATCCTGTTGACTCGAGCACTGACCATCAGCATCGTCTTTTTTCTCTGCGCTACATGAATCTGAGATTTTCGAGTCCGACTCAGTTTTGATCTTCTTTCC includes:
- the LOC119084445 gene encoding protein cramped isoform X1, coding for MSPAKASTSTETMVTSTELVKPASQTESNKKDEPAKKSVDFSPINDDQPNKGKLCDDKLKLELAPVQEEVLLGSVTTLSSPALRSSARVIQKMKMDSIRPVSPSQNDKKDSSKDERPTQKTPVQTRPLRVIWTNIERNLFFEALNEYGKDFDAISHYVNAKQRRKSTTDPTYKTKDHVRFIYYQTFHKVIKYLRFSDDIKKHAQELYALINYGEMRKKLVFVNAKACMKLKELVYHGSVSIRVKGKNIRIKTPSCKALRQLNQMEEWQEEIKLPSKVDVYLKPANVDSWGRVQTLAQNPRVKTILPLQKRVLSLLKTFEVRWRSRDIRLCEQTMSLAANQTPTNSKNSSNEIKHHIDPDTFQTFKNSESIFCLAPPVDTTIHRPMVNLAEFMSSNSICLNSYEDRIGVTVKGESLCTERLNVLKEIIKTSKRQRHDSGAEKKTVEGKKIKTESDSKISDSCSAEKKDDADGQCSSQQDVSGGITPTASTSHAFDIDGIKHMESVFDDTDKKEAFSMDISFTITNETMDNKDEIKLIDIKEFITGSADGDNVDDTKIVITEAPRTSEPKSSKKKCTKKKNDTRKDHFRPLLNDDVIREIKRGWTISNVGDLTVGDLYIMFGKDFKVSLEYKWIEPIKTDSTMGNESIASTDIVLEPMNVQKKNDLGNKLKQLLALANMTDKVKKKSNCSCGHFCDNRLNKSRNSTEVFPRSFVSNKIYPSSHNDNGLFRQPVLPLRGGLSHIEAYKLSLNSRNKQSRWLKSRNNRPSKQVIVQRILPLQPGMAQSVVTAGMDFMTNGIIRPNGLTSTISREANHLKKSFSNNNVDSHKSNKSTDDVDAPTTSSATVTTSDKSIETASSSNSVIEIIDESRSPEQPQKPAEVDDDPCIQSIMDLSLPSPMSNGNMDECKQGSYFVAAVDKSLVLTDFSYNQPPMSPMTILRQSPTDPKWFEDNVNDFSLSSFLGQLDSSCDADKRRKSPNRDADSSNLSAITEGSVDYMMKFEQLAKEMIHQEQTLEK
- the LOC119084445 gene encoding protein cramped isoform X2, with amino-acid sequence MSPAKASTSTETMVTSTELVKPASQTESNKKDEPAKKSVDFSPINDDQPNKGKLCDDKLKLELAPVQEEVLLGSVTTLSSPALRSSARVIQKMKMDSIRPVSPSQNDKKDSSKDERPTQKTPVQTRPLRVIWTNIERNLFFEALNEYGKDFDAISHYVNAKQRRKSTTDPTYKTKDHVRFIYYQTFHKVIKYLRFSDDIKKHAQELYALINYGEMRKKLVFVNAKACMKLKELVYHGSVSIRVKGKNIRIKTPSCKALRQLNQMEEWQEEIKLPSKVDVYLKPANVDSWGRVQTLAQNPRVKTILPLQKRVLSLLKTFEVRWRSRDIRLCEQTMSLAANQTPTNSKNSSNEIKHHIDPDTFQTFKNSESIFCLAPPVDTTIHRPMVNLAEFMSSNSICLNSYEDRIGVTVKGESLCTERLNVLKEIIKTSKRQRHDSGAEKKTVEGKKIKTESDSKISDSCSAEKKDDADGQCSSQQDVSGGITPTASTSHAFDIDGIKHMESVFDDTDKKEAFSMDISFTITNETMDNKDEIKLIDIKEFITGSADGDNVDDTKIVITEAPRTSEPKSSKKKCTKKKNDTRKDHFRPLLNDDVIREIKRGWTISNVGDLTVGDLYIMFGKDFKVSLEYKWIEPIKTDSTMGNESIASTDIVLEPMNVQKKNDLGNKLKQLLALANMTDKVKKKSNCSCGHFCDNRLNKSRNSTEVFPRSFVSNKIYPSSHNDNGLFRQPVLPLRGGLSHIEAYKLSLNSRNKQSRWLKSRNNRPSKQVIVQRILPLQPGMAQSVVTAGMDFMTNGIIRPNGLTSTISREANHLKKSFSNNNVDSHKSNKSTDDVDAPTTSSATVTTSDKSIETASSSNSVIEIIDESRSPEQPQKPAEVDDDPCIQSIMDLSLPSPMSNGNMDEYFSYNQPPMSPMTILRQSPTDPKWFEDNVNDFSLSSFLGQLDSSCDADKRRKSPNRDADSSNLSAITEGSVDYMMKFEQLAKEMIHQEQTLEK